One region of Mucilaginibacter sp. 14171R-50 genomic DNA includes:
- a CDS encoding M13 family metallopeptidase has protein sequence MKLKFTNLMLMGALCLSVTAFAGNGPKPAKQKHHTIPPKKYIDPANMDLSVKPGDNFFEYANGNWIKQNAIPAKETRWGSFNILRQENTDRLLGLLNEVSKTPGQPKGSLKQRVGDLYASGMDSLTIEKKGYTPIAADLARINKITDLNGVVNELVYERVNGIGSPLFGFGVGQDEKNVDRYIVSLRQGGTTLPDRDNYLKSDARTQKIQDALKTYITTLFTLTGTSADEAAKNADVIFELEKALAKSQLSRVAQRDPHLTYNKLSVADFSKTTPHLNWVKLLPMLKVNGQDTIIVGQPAFFKDADALLAATPVNDLKTYLKWNILKGSASSLSSPFVKAGFAYSSSLSGQKVQTPRNERMSGLIDGSIGELLGQLYVEKYFTPAAKKYMVDLVNNLKVTLGDRIKRLDWMSEETKARALKKLAAFRVKIGYPDKWEVYNGLVINRDDYAGNLRRIAVWRYNFNVSRLGKPVDRTRFGMTPPTVNASYNPTNNEIAFPAGILQFPFFDFGADDAINYGGIAAVIGHEMTHGFDDEGRQYDADGTLRDWWTKDDADKFKTRADKVVAQYNAFTLVDTMHVNGKLTLGENLADLGGLNVAYEAFKKTKQGQSNTKIDGFTPDQRFFLSWAQVWRSSQRPEAAAQRILTDPHSPEQFRTNAPVTNMDAWYTAFNVKPGDKMYKSPEDRINVW, from the coding sequence ATGAAACTAAAGTTTACCAATTTAATGCTGATGGGTGCGCTGTGCCTGTCGGTAACCGCTTTTGCCGGTAACGGCCCCAAGCCCGCCAAGCAAAAACATCATACTATCCCGCCAAAAAAATATATCGACCCGGCCAATATGGATCTGTCGGTAAAACCCGGCGATAACTTTTTTGAATATGCCAACGGCAACTGGATAAAACAGAACGCCATACCTGCCAAAGAGACCCGCTGGGGCAGCTTCAATATTTTAAGGCAGGAAAATACCGACCGCCTGTTGGGCCTGCTCAACGAGGTTAGCAAAACCCCGGGCCAGCCAAAAGGGAGCCTTAAGCAGCGCGTTGGCGATCTTTACGCCAGCGGTATGGATAGCCTTACTATTGAAAAGAAAGGCTATACACCAATTGCAGCCGACCTGGCGCGCATTAACAAGATAACCGATCTTAACGGCGTTGTGAATGAACTGGTTTACGAGCGCGTTAACGGAATAGGCAGCCCACTGTTTGGTTTTGGCGTTGGCCAGGATGAAAAAAATGTCGACCGCTATATTGTTAGCTTAAGGCAAGGCGGTACCACCCTGCCCGATAGGGATAATTACCTGAAAAGTGATGCCCGCACTCAAAAGATACAGGACGCGCTGAAAACTTACATTACCACGTTGTTTACCTTAACTGGTACCAGCGCAGACGAGGCGGCTAAAAACGCGGATGTGATCTTCGAATTGGAAAAAGCGCTGGCAAAATCGCAACTGAGCCGTGTAGCTCAGCGCGACCCTCATTTAACCTACAATAAGCTGTCGGTTGCTGATTTTAGCAAAACCACCCCGCATTTAAACTGGGTGAAGCTGTTGCCTATGCTTAAGGTTAACGGCCAGGATACTATCATAGTTGGGCAGCCCGCGTTTTTTAAAGATGCTGATGCACTGCTGGCTGCCACGCCGGTAAACGATCTGAAAACCTATTTAAAATGGAACATATTAAAGGGTTCCGCGTCGTCGCTGAGCTCTCCGTTCGTTAAGGCCGGGTTTGCGTATAGCAGCAGCCTTAGCGGCCAAAAAGTACAAACGCCGCGTAACGAGCGCATGAGCGGCCTGATAGACGGCAGCATTGGCGAGTTGCTTGGCCAGTTGTACGTGGAAAAATACTTTACCCCGGCGGCGAAAAAATACATGGTTGACTTGGTGAACAACCTTAAGGTTACCCTTGGAGACCGCATAAAACGCCTTGACTGGATGAGCGAAGAAACAAAGGCACGCGCGCTTAAAAAACTGGCTGCGTTCCGCGTTAAAATTGGCTACCCTGATAAATGGGAGGTTTACAACGGCCTGGTGATCAACCGTGATGATTATGCCGGAAACTTAAGGCGTATAGCCGTATGGCGTTATAATTTCAACGTTAGCCGCCTGGGCAAACCGGTAGACAGGACACGATTTGGTATGACCCCGCCAACCGTAAATGCATCATACAACCCCACCAATAACGAAATTGCTTTCCCGGCCGGGATACTGCAATTCCCGTTTTTTGATTTTGGTGCCGATGACGCCATAAATTATGGTGGTATAGCTGCGGTTATAGGCCACGAAATGACACACGGCTTTGACGACGAAGGCCGCCAGTATGACGCCGACGGCACCCTGCGGGACTGGTGGACAAAAGACGACGCAGATAAATTTAAAACGCGCGCCGATAAGGTAGTAGCCCAATACAATGCCTTTACCCTGGTTGATACCATGCACGTAAACGGCAAGCTTACCTTGGGCGAAAACCTTGCCGACCTGGGCGGACTTAACGTTGCCTATGAAGCTTTTAAGAAAACCAAACAAGGTCAATCAAACACAAAAATTGATGGCTTTACGCCCGACCAGCGTTTCT
- a CDS encoding valine--tRNA ligase produces the protein MSIAKTYSPAQAEEKWYSYWLQHNFFRSVPDEREPYTIVIPPPNVTGVLHMGHMLNNTIQDVLIRRARMNGKNACWVPGTDHASIATEAKVVAMLKERGISKKDLTRAEFLNYAWEWKEKYGGIILEQLKKLGASCDWERTKFTMDEDMSESVIDYFIHLHKKGWIYRGVRMVNWDPQGKTAVSDEEVIRKEVNQKLYYIRYYLSQKDGKSGSPKDEAYLSDSPTSGHSDFLTIATTRPETIMADAAICINPNDERYTHLHGKSVFIPLINREIPVILDEYVTMDFGTGCLKVTPAHDLNDYELGQRHKLPVIDILNDDATLNEKAQILVGEDRFAARKKIAVLLEEAGALEKTEDYTSQIGYSERTNAAIEPKLSMQWFCKMPELAKPALDYVLNGDVKLIPEKFINTYRHWMENVRDWNISRQLWWGQQIPAYYLPNGEFVVAKTKEEALTQAQKIDASLTINDLTQDEDVLDTWFSSGLWPMSVFDGVRNPDNAEINYYYPTNDLVTAPEILFFWVARMIMAGHELRAQKPFTNVYLTGIVRDKLGRKMSKSLGNSPDPLDLIEKYGADGVRVGMLLCSPAGNDLMFDESYCEQGRNFANKIWNAFKLVKGWEADDSIAPANQIAIEWFGSRLNQALVDIESDFKQYRLSEALMTTYKLVWDDFCAWYLEMVKPAYQQGVEKQKVDRETYNATVAYFQDILKLLHPYMPFITEELWHDELFGTRADLDCCIVAQLPVIGQINTRLVTEIEVVQQVIAQVRNTRNSNKLSPKDTLPLAVKTNSAINYKTYEGVIKQLGNISDVSLVNDAIAGANSFIAGTDEFFISLNIEIDVEAERARLEKESDYLAGFLKSVNAKLGNERFMANAKPEIIENELKKKADAEARLKIVEDNLRGLAG, from the coding sequence ATGAGTATTGCAAAAACCTATTCGCCCGCACAAGCCGAAGAAAAATGGTATAGTTACTGGTTACAACACAATTTTTTCAGGTCGGTACCTGACGAACGCGAACCCTATACCATTGTGATCCCTCCGCCAAACGTTACCGGCGTGCTGCATATGGGCCATATGCTAAACAATACCATACAGGATGTTTTGATACGCCGCGCCAGGATGAACGGCAAGAATGCCTGCTGGGTACCGGGTACAGACCACGCCAGCATTGCTACCGAAGCAAAGGTTGTGGCCATGCTAAAAGAGCGGGGCATCAGCAAAAAAGACCTTACCCGCGCGGAGTTTTTGAACTACGCCTGGGAATGGAAAGAAAAATACGGCGGCATCATCCTGGAGCAATTGAAAAAGCTCGGCGCTTCGTGCGATTGGGAACGCACCAAATTCACCATGGACGAGGATATGAGCGAGTCGGTTATAGACTACTTTATTCACCTGCATAAAAAAGGCTGGATATACCGCGGCGTGCGTATGGTTAACTGGGACCCGCAGGGGAAAACTGCCGTTAGCGACGAGGAAGTTATCCGTAAGGAGGTAAATCAGAAGCTTTATTATATTCGATATTATTTGAGTCAGAAAGACGGAAAGTCAGGAAGTCCGAAAGACGAAGCCTATCTTTCGGACTCACCGACTTCCGGACATTCGGACTTCCTAACCATCGCTACCACGCGCCCTGAGACCATTATGGCCGATGCAGCGATATGTATCAACCCAAATGATGAGCGGTACACGCACTTGCATGGCAAATCGGTTTTTATTCCGCTGATAAACCGCGAGATACCGGTTATACTGGATGAATATGTAACCATGGACTTTGGTACCGGCTGTTTAAAGGTTACCCCGGCGCATGATCTGAACGACTACGAGCTTGGCCAGCGCCATAAGCTGCCGGTTATTGATATTTTAAACGACGACGCCACGCTTAACGAAAAGGCGCAGATACTGGTAGGCGAAGACCGTTTTGCCGCCCGTAAAAAAATAGCGGTGCTCCTGGAAGAGGCCGGCGCGCTTGAAAAAACAGAAGATTACACCTCGCAGATAGGCTACAGCGAACGCACAAACGCCGCTATAGAACCAAAGCTAAGCATGCAATGGTTTTGCAAAATGCCCGAGCTGGCTAAACCTGCCCTGGATTATGTGCTGAATGGCGATGTAAAGCTGATACCCGAGAAATTTATCAACACTTACCGCCATTGGATGGAGAACGTTAGGGACTGGAACATCAGTCGCCAGCTATGGTGGGGTCAGCAAATACCGGCATACTACCTGCCAAACGGCGAGTTTGTAGTAGCCAAAACCAAAGAAGAAGCATTAACCCAGGCGCAAAAAATTGATGCATCGCTTACTATAAACGACCTTACCCAGGACGAAGACGTTTTAGATACCTGGTTCTCGTCGGGTTTGTGGCCGATGTCGGTTTTTGATGGCGTACGCAACCCTGATAACGCCGAGATAAACTATTACTACCCAACAAACGACCTGGTGACTGCCCCCGAGATTTTGTTCTTCTGGGTAGCCAGGATGATCATGGCAGGGCACGAACTGCGCGCGCAAAAACCTTTTACCAACGTGTACCTAACCGGTATTGTGAGGGACAAGCTGGGCCGCAAAATGTCCAAATCGTTAGGTAATTCGCCCGACCCTTTAGACCTGATAGAAAAATACGGGGCGGATGGTGTACGCGTGGGTATGCTGTTATGCTCGCCTGCGGGTAACGATTTGATGTTTGACGAAAGCTACTGCGAACAGGGCCGCAACTTCGCCAATAAAATATGGAACGCCTTTAAACTGGTAAAGGGCTGGGAAGCCGACGATAGTATTGCGCCGGCAAATCAAATTGCCATTGAATGGTTTGGCAGCAGGCTGAACCAGGCATTGGTTGATATTGAAAGCGACTTTAAACAATACAGGTTATCTGAGGCGCTCATGACCACCTACAAACTGGTGTGGGACGATTTTTGCGCCTGGTACCTGGAGATGGTAAAACCCGCCTACCAGCAAGGCGTTGAAAAACAAAAAGTCGACCGCGAAACCTACAATGCTACGGTAGCTTATTTTCAGGATATATTGAAGCTATTGCATCCTTATATGCCGTTTATTACCGAAGAACTTTGGCATGATGAGTTGTTTGGCACCCGGGCGGATCTGGATTGCTGTATTGTTGCACAACTGCCAGTTATCGGGCAAATAAATACCCGCCTGGTTACCGAGATAGAAGTAGTGCAGCAGGTAATAGCACAGGTAAGAAACACGCGCAACAGCAATAAATTATCGCCTAAGGACACGTTACCGTTAGCGGTAAAAACAAATTCGGCTATTAATTATAAAACGTACGAAGGCGTTATTAAGCAACTGGGCAACATCAGCGATGTGAGTTTGGTGAACGATGCAATTGCCGGCGCAAATAGCTTTATTGCAGGTACCGACGAGTTTTTTATCTCCCTTAACATAGAAATTGATGTTGAAGCTGAAAGGGCCCGGCTTGAAAAGGAAAGCGATTATTTGGCAGGGTTCCTGAAGTCGGTAAACGCCAAACTGGGAAACGAACGTTTTATGGCAAATGCCAAACCCGAGATAATTGAGAACGAACTTAAAAAGAAAGCTGATGCCGAGGCCCGGTTAAAAATAGTGGAAGATAATTTACGCGGCCTGGCAGGCTAA
- a CDS encoding ATP-binding protein produces MDFFNFSINKILTREQSILDQARIRLLYYGFLLAIVGIGALYLSVYLQDLHVMSLTLGATLLLIIALFKYLTYKPHWHTISHILLVMGTLINLATVFVIMQDVNIITIQIIILVIVFSFYMLGQNWGMFFSLLNLLPVLIFMVMQYDHNYYIDFKPEKSDQSTTIIAIFANFILIIFIHSHFYSAFLKNIKQLKETGEEQAALNIKFERAIEKAEKSSQVQSEFLSTMSHEIRTPLNAVIGMSNLLLMNNPRQDQSENLEILKFSANNLLAIVNDVLDFNKIESGKVVFEKIKFNLVDLMQNICGGQIIKAEEKGLLFKLDIDSSLRRKVIFGDPTRLTQIIFNLVSNAIKFTAQGNIWVRVTCLEDRHNNITVGFSVKDTGIGIKKENLETIFEPFTQESITTTRQYGGTGLGLAIVKRLLELQNLQMHVSSKVNEGSEFSFNMEFPVSTEAVARVKEPTAEPQPQQQQQPHVAGVEDGSSSLRVLIAEDNPVNVMLMKKLLSKWKIVPTIAENGERAVEIMQYGNFDIILMDLQMPVMNGFDASMEIRKMPDPAKANIPIIALTASALFDIREQVINAGMNDYVAKPFKPDELMEKMQNLVAAVNS; encoded by the coding sequence GTGGATTTTTTTAATTTCTCTATTAATAAAATACTTACCCGGGAGCAGTCAATACTTGACCAGGCCCGCATCCGCTTGCTATACTATGGCTTTTTGTTAGCTATTGTTGGCATTGGCGCGCTGTATCTGAGCGTATACCTTCAGGATTTGCATGTAATGTCCCTTACATTAGGTGCTACCCTCTTGCTTATCATTGCGCTGTTCAAGTATCTAACCTATAAACCACACTGGCATACCATATCGCACATACTGCTTGTAATGGGTACGCTCATAAACCTGGCCACGGTGTTTGTGATCATGCAGGATGTAAACATCATTACCATACAAATCATCATCCTGGTTATCGTATTCAGCTTTTATATGCTGGGGCAAAACTGGGGGATGTTTTTTTCGCTGCTTAACCTGCTGCCGGTATTGATATTTATGGTAATGCAGTATGACCACAATTATTATATCGATTTCAAGCCTGAAAAGTCTGATCAGTCAACCACTATTATCGCCATTTTCGCCAATTTTATCCTCATCATATTTATTCACAGCCACTTTTACAGCGCGTTTTTAAAAAATATAAAGCAGCTTAAAGAAACCGGCGAAGAGCAGGCGGCTTTGAATATAAAATTTGAAAGGGCCATTGAAAAGGCCGAAAAATCGTCGCAGGTGCAGTCGGAGTTTTTATCCACCATGTCGCACGAGATACGCACCCCGTTAAACGCGGTAATTGGCATGAGCAACCTGCTGCTGATGAATAACCCCCGGCAAGATCAAAGCGAAAACCTGGAGATACTGAAATTCTCGGCCAATAACTTGCTGGCTATTGTTAACGATGTACTTGATTTTAATAAGATAGAATCAGGCAAGGTGGTGTTCGAGAAGATCAAGTTTAACCTGGTTGACCTGATGCAAAATATCTGCGGCGGGCAAATTATTAAAGCCGAGGAAAAAGGCTTGTTGTTTAAGCTGGATATCGACAGCTCGTTGAGGCGTAAGGTAATATTTGGCGACCCCACCCGCTTAACCCAAATAATTTTTAACCTGGTTAGCAACGCCATAAAATTTACAGCGCAAGGCAATATATGGGTGAGGGTAACCTGCTTAGAAGACCGTCATAATAACATCACGGTTGGTTTTTCGGTAAAAGATACCGGTATTGGTATCAAAAAAGAAAACCTCGAAACCATATTCGAGCCTTTTACCCAGGAATCGATAACCACTACCCGCCAATACGGCGGCACCGGCCTGGGGCTGGCTATTGTAAAGCGCCTGCTTGAGCTGCAAAACCTGCAGATGCATGTAAGCAGCAAAGTGAACGAAGGCTCGGAATTCTCGTTCAATATGGAGTTCCCGGTATCCACCGAAGCCGTTGCCCGGGTAAAAGAACCCACAGCCGAACCGCAGCCACAACAACAGCAACAGCCGCATGTGGCCGGAGTTGAGGACGGCAGCAGCAGCCTGCGTGTTTTGATTGCCGAGGACAATCCGGTTAATGTTATGCTGATGAAAAAGCTGCTTTCGAAATGGAAGATAGTGCCAACGATAGCCGAAAATGGTGAGCGCGCCGTAGAAATTATGCAATATGGCAACTTCGATATTATTTTAATGGATTTGCAAATGCCGGTGATGAACGGCTTCGACGCCTCCATGGAAATACGCAAAATGCCCGACCCGGCCAAAGCGAATATTCCGATCATAGCCTTAACAGCATCCGCCTTGTTTGATATACGCGAACAGGTGATCAACGCCGGCATGAACGATTACGTGGCCAAGCCCTTTAAACCAGATGAGCTGATGGAAAAGATGCAAAACCTGGTAGCTGCTGTAAACAGTTAA
- a CDS encoding type I restriction enzyme HsdR N-terminal domain-containing protein — MDLLQPLNLPPYPFKLTDQNGKLTVFDELRKKTIIITPEEWVRQHFVQYLIRQKQYPKTLIKLEGGLKLHGMAKRTDIIVFNPAGQKILLVECKAPSVTINQATFSQAARYNMVHKVQLMAVTNGLQHYYCHIDHDTESFKFLQDLPAYNML; from the coding sequence ATGGATTTATTGCAGCCCCTTAACTTACCGCCATACCCTTTTAAGCTTACCGACCAAAACGGCAAGCTAACGGTGTTTGACGAGTTGCGGAAGAAGACCATTATTATTACCCCCGAAGAGTGGGTTCGGCAGCATTTTGTCCAATACCTGATCAGGCAAAAGCAATACCCCAAAACATTGATAAAGCTGGAAGGGGGGCTTAAGCTGCACGGCATGGCTAAACGCACCGATATTATTGTGTTTAACCCAGCCGGCCAAAAAATACTGCTTGTTGAGTGTAAGGCTCCTTCGGTTACGATTAACCAGGCTACCTTTAGCCAGGCGGCCCGCTATAACATGGTACATAAAGTACAACTTATGGCAGTAACCAATGGTTTACAGCATTATTACTGCCACATTGACCACGATACCGAAAGTTTTAAGTTTTTACAGGACCTGCCTGCTTATAATATGCTTTAA
- the holA gene encoding DNA polymerase III subunit delta encodes MAAPDIIKDLKNRKFKPLYLLHGEEPYYIDLISNYIENNLLTDAEKGFNQTILYGKDTDIMTAINAAKRYPMMSDYQVVMIKEAQDMKWGRDDDDKKNINPILSYLENPLPSTIMVFCYKYGKFDKRKKTYKAIEKNGLVFESAALYDSKIPGWIEGYVNYKKYKISPQAAAMLAEYLGNDLSKIANELDKLMLNVTAGQEITLQLIQDNIGISKEYNVFELQSALTKKDAYKVNQIINYFDANPKSNPIVLVLGNLNNFFSKVLAYHYVKDRTPQNLARELGVSPYFLKDYEQAARGYNLGKTFEVISYLREYDLKSKGVESNTDHGGLMKELMFKILH; translated from the coding sequence ATGGCCGCTCCCGACATTATAAAAGACCTTAAGAACCGTAAGTTTAAACCCCTGTACCTGCTACACGGTGAAGAGCCTTATTATATAGACCTGATAAGCAATTACATCGAAAACAACCTGTTAACCGATGCCGAAAAGGGCTTTAACCAAACCATACTATACGGCAAGGACACCGATATCATGACGGCCATTAACGCTGCCAAACGTTACCCCATGATGAGCGATTACCAGGTGGTGATGATCAAAGAGGCGCAGGATATGAAATGGGGCCGCGATGATGACGATAAAAAAAACATTAACCCCATACTAAGCTACCTGGAAAACCCGCTGCCAAGCACAATAATGGTTTTTTGCTATAAATACGGCAAATTTGACAAGCGTAAAAAAACCTATAAGGCTATCGAGAAGAATGGGCTGGTGTTTGAGTCGGCAGCTTTGTACGACAGCAAAATACCGGGTTGGATAGAAGGCTACGTAAACTATAAGAAATACAAGATAAGCCCGCAGGCGGCGGCCATGCTTGCCGAATACCTGGGTAACGACCTGTCGAAAATTGCCAATGAGCTGGATAAACTGATGCTTAACGTTACTGCCGGCCAGGAAATAACCCTACAGCTGATACAGGATAATATCGGTATCAGCAAAGAGTATAATGTTTTTGAGCTGCAGAGCGCCTTAACAAAAAAAGACGCCTATAAAGTCAACCAGATCATAAATTACTTCGATGCCAACCCAAAATCGAATCCTATTGTGCTGGTATTGGGTAACCTTAATAACTTTTTCAGCAAGGTGCTGGCCTACCATTATGTTAAGGACCGCACCCCGCAAAACCTTGCCCGCGAACTGGGTGTTAGCCCCTACTTTTTAAAGGATTATGAACAGGCGGCGCGTGGTTACAACCTGGGTAAAACCTTTGAGGTGATAAGCTACCTGCGCGAGTACGATTTGAAAAGCAAGGGTGTAGAATCAAACACCGACCACGGTGGTTTGATGAAAGAGCTGATGTTTAAAATATTGCATTAG
- a CDS encoding PAS domain S-box protein — translation MSLRISNDDASFSVLFHHNPNPMWIVEVDTLMFKEVNDAAIKHYGYTREEFLYDITLSQIRPVYEQQDMLALIKRIKHSQTVKKELTHLKKDGSTIYVNITSYNVTYNGCHCRMVIIHDITEQKLKDIQLTEAVKKINETLESITDGFITLDSKLCITYLNKEAERILVTERAAVLYKTLWHLYPYYRQLEVFKQFNFSLEKHETVKFEEYVAPLNKWICFTVYPGSEGLAVYFQDISGQKHGEEQINLKNQSLDQIAYINSHLIRKPLANILGIINSLDGTPHNNEQLEQPLKMLKLSAVELDHIIKDINARVEKTLT, via the coding sequence ATGTCTTTAAGGATCAGTAACGATGATGCCAGCTTTAGTGTGTTGTTCCATCACAACCCAAACCCCATGTGGATTGTGGAGGTTGATACGCTGATGTTTAAAGAAGTGAACGATGCGGCCATAAAACACTATGGCTATACCCGAGAAGAATTCCTGTATGATATAACACTTTCGCAAATACGGCCTGTTTATGAACAGCAGGATATGCTTGCCCTTATCAAACGGATAAAGCATAGCCAAACTGTAAAAAAGGAACTCACTCACTTAAAAAAGGATGGCAGCACCATTTATGTGAACATTACATCGTACAATGTAACGTATAACGGCTGCCACTGCCGCATGGTTATTATACACGATATCACGGAGCAAAAACTTAAGGATATACAACTTACCGAAGCGGTAAAAAAAATTAACGAGACCCTGGAAAGTATAACAGACGGGTTTATTACGCTGGATAGTAAACTGTGTATAACTTACCTGAACAAGGAAGCGGAACGCATACTTGTAACAGAACGGGCCGCCGTTTTGTACAAAACGTTATGGCATTTATACCCATATTATCGCCAGCTGGAGGTTTTTAAGCAATTTAACTTTTCGCTCGAAAAACATGAAACGGTTAAGTTTGAAGAATATGTGGCGCCGCTGAATAAATGGATATGCTTTACCGTTTATCCCGGTTCCGAAGGGCTTGCAGTTTACTTTCAGGACATCAGCGGGCAAAAGCACGGCGAAGAACAGATAAACCTTAAAAACCAAAGCCTGGACCAGATAGCTTATATTAATTCGCACCTGATACGCAAGCCGCTGGCCAACATATTGGGGATCATCAATTCCTTAGACGGCACTCCCCATAACAACGAGCAACTGGAGCAGCCATTGAAAATGCTTAAGCTAAGCGCCGTTGAGCTTGATCATATCATCAAAGATATTAACGCCCGGGTTGAGAAAACCTTGACCTGA
- a CDS encoding EVE domain-containing protein — MNHWLVKSEPVKYSWEKFNKEGRTFWDGVRNYQARNNLKLMKQGDLVMWYHSNEGKEIVGIARVVKEFYQDPTTDDANWVVVDLEPVEPLKKPVTLEQIKADERLKDVGLIRQGRLSVMALKREEFDRIIELGS, encoded by the coding sequence ATGAACCATTGGCTTGTAAAATCGGAACCTGTAAAATATAGCTGGGAAAAATTTAATAAAGAAGGCCGCACCTTTTGGGATGGCGTTCGTAACTACCAGGCCCGCAACAACTTAAAGTTGATGAAACAAGGCGACCTGGTAATGTGGTACCATAGCAACGAGGGTAAGGAAATTGTGGGCATTGCCCGCGTGGTGAAAGAGTTTTACCAGGACCCTACAACCGATGATGCCAACTGGGTAGTGGTTGACCTTGAACCCGTTGAACCGTTAAAAAAACCCGTTACCCTGGAACAAATAAAAGCCGATGAACGCCTGAAAGACGTCGGGCTGATCAGGCAGGGGCGCTTATCAGTAATGGCATTAAAGCGTGAAGAATTTGACCGGATAATTGAATTAGGCAGCTAA
- a CDS encoding O-acetyl-ADP-ribose deacetylase: MDKRIILRQGDITKLAVDAIVNAANSSLMGGGGVDGAIHRAGGKEILEECVKIVNRQGGCKTGNAVITTGGKLPAKYVIHTVGPVWGGGKRGEETLLANCYVNSLAIAVSNNVNTIAFPNISTGVYRFPKDKAAEIAVKTVNEFLYRNEEIQEVMFICFDDENYRIYQKLL, from the coding sequence ATGGATAAACGTATAATACTGCGGCAGGGCGATATTACCAAACTGGCCGTTGACGCTATTGTAAATGCGGCCAACAGCAGCCTCATGGGCGGCGGCGGCGTTGATGGCGCCATACACCGTGCGGGCGGCAAGGAGATACTGGAAGAGTGCGTTAAAATAGTTAACCGGCAGGGAGGCTGCAAAACCGGTAATGCTGTAATTACCACCGGCGGCAAGCTGCCGGCAAAATATGTGATACACACCGTGGGGCCGGTTTGGGGTGGTGGCAAACGCGGCGAGGAAACACTGCTTGCAAATTGCTACGTCAACAGCCTTGCCATAGCAGTGAGCAATAATGTTAACACCATCGCTTTTCCGAATATCAGTACCGGTGTTTACCGTTTCCCGAAAGACAAAGCGGCGGAAATAGCGGTTAAAACAGTTAACGAATTTCTATATCGGAACGAAGAAATTCAGGAGGTAATGTTTATTTGTTTCGACGACGAGAACTATAGAATTTACCAGAAATTACTCTAA